The Solanum stenotomum isolate F172 unplaced genomic scaffold, ASM1918654v1 scaffold3185, whole genome shotgun sequence nucleotide sequence TTTCTTAGGGAGCatgtaaaaaagaaaacacaacaGATAATTTGAGACAGATATATAGTGGAAATTGTGTATTATTCAAAATGGTGTGTACCAAAAAGTATAAATAGTAGTATGTATAGTAGAGTATTGACAGACAAGAAAAGCTAGCATCTTtgccccctccccctccccctaCTCCCCTTAgctaaaaagaaacaaaatccTAGCATAAAGTCCCCAACCCAAGATCACCTATTGTTACTATTACCCATTAGTCAtaaactctttaaaaaaaaaactttagttTATTTATATAGCCTTTGTCTCCTCCTCCTCCATCAAATTTCATAGATCACTAGATTTCTAACCATGCAAAATAGTCATAATAATTCTAtcacatatttatattctaGTGATCAATTAGTTGAAGATGAACTTTCTACTGTCCTCTCTCTTGGTCCTCCTGGCCAAAAAAATAGTACAATTTTTCAtgactatttttcttcttctagttgTCATGAATTTCAAAGTTATAATAATCAAGAAAGTGTCATTGTGGCTCTTCATATTGATTCATCAAGTACAattcaaacaacaacaataattctAGTAGAAACAAAGGGGATcacaatagtaataataataataataatatttcactaGTAAATAGACAATATTGGATTCCAACTCCTGCCCAAATTCTAGTTGGACCTACTCAATTCTCTTGTGCTGTTTGCAACAAAACTTTCAACAGATTCAACAACATGCAGGTTTAGTTTTTTtcgctctctctctctctctctatatatatatatatacactttttgTAATGActcgaaaggtcattttggtaatttttcgtggaaatgactattttgccctttcggtagttgccccgagtcctatgttttgtgattgtaaagttagtttgaggaaaagttggtaaaaagttgagtttttgagaagttgagtttttatgagttaaagttggttaaaaagtgctttttcgaGTTATTTGGAGTTTTGGGACTcggatcggatttccgtcgattccggcagtttttagaatgtcgaaacgggtctgtgtgaagttacagagttgaatttggagttgaaacgaagaattgaggtcctaagttgctaaagttgtgaaattttgataaagagttgactttggtcaacatatgaggttccgaggctcagattgaaattccgagagtaccgttggtttcgggaggcgattccaagtctagaatgagtcttggttgaatttttagacgctccgtttgagttttgaatttttttggcgttaaactagtttcttggcatcttattgaatttcgggtcaaggagtcctcgaattcaaattccgacagttccattgagtccggaacgtCGAATTTAGTGGGGGTANNNNNNNNNNNNNNNNNNNNNNNNNNNNNNNNNNNNNNNNNNNNNNNNNNNNNNNNNNNNNNNNNNNNNNNNNNNNNNNNNNNNNNNNNNNNNNNNNNNNNNNNNNNNNNNNNNNNNNNNNNNNNNNNNNNNNNNNNNNNNNNNNNNNNNNNNNNNNNNNNNNNNNNNNNNNNNNNNNNNNNNNNNNNNNNNNNNNNNNNNNNNNNNNNNNNNNNNNNNNNNNNNNNNNNNNNNNNNNNNNNNNNNNNNNNNNNNNNNNNNNNNNNNNNNNNNNNNNNNNNNNNNNNNNNNNNNNNNNNNNNNNNNNNNNNNNNNNNNNNNNNNNNNNNNNNNNNNNNNNNNNNNNNNNNNNNNNNNNNNNNNNNNNNNNNNNNNNNNNNNNNNNNNNNNNNNNNNNNNNNNNNNNNNNNNNNNNNNNNNNNNNNNNNNNNNNNNNNNNNNNNNNNNNNNNNNNNNNNNNNNNNNNNNNNNNNNNNNNNNNNNNNNNNNNNNNNNNNNNNNNNNNNNNNNNNNNNNNNNNNNNNNNNNNNNNNNNNNNNNNNNNNNNNNNNNNNNNNNNNNNNNNNNNNNNNNNNNNNNNNNNNNNNNNNNNNNNNNNNNNNNNNNNNNNNNNNNNNNNNNNNNNNNNNNNNNNNNNNNNNNNNNNNNNNNNNNNNNNNNNNNNNNNNNNNNNNNNNNNNNNNNNNNNNNNNNNNNNNNNNNNNNNNNNNNNNNNNNNNNNNNNNNNNNNNNNNNNNNNNNNNNNNNNNNNNNNNNNNNNNNNNNNNNNNNNNNNNNNNNNNNNNNNNNNNNNNNNNNNNNNNNNNNNNNNNNNNNNNNNNNNNNNNNNNNNNNNNNNNNNNNNNNNNNNNNNNNNNNNNNNNNNNNNNNNNNNNNNNNNNNNNNNNNNNNNNNNNNNNNNNNNNNNNNNNNNNNNNNNNNNNNNNNNNNNNNNNNNNNNNNNNNNNNNNNNNNNNNNNNNNNNNNNNNNNNNNNNNNNNNNNNNNNNNNNNNNNNNNNNNNNNNNNNNNNNNNNNNNNNNNNNNNNNNNNNNNNNNNNNNNNNNNNNNNNNNNNNNNNNNNNNNNNNNNNNNNNNNNNNNNNNNNNNNNNNNNNNNNNNNNNNNNNNNNNNNNNNNNNNNNNNNNNNNNNNNNNNNNNNNNNNNNNNNNNNNNNNNNNNNNNNNNNNNNNNNNNNNNNNNNNNNNNNNNNNNNNNNNNNNNNNNNNNNNNNNNNNNNNNNNNNNNNNNNNNNNNNNNNNNNNNNNNNNNNNNNNNNNNNNNNNNNNNNNNNNNNNNNNNNNNNNNNNNNNNNNNNNNNNNNNNNNNNNNNNNNNNNNNNNNNNNNNNNNNNNNNNNNNNNNNNNNNNNNNNNNNNNNNNNNNNNNNNNNNNNNNNNNNNNNNNNNNNNNNNNNNNNNNNNNNNNNNNNNNNNNNNNNNNNNNNNNNNNNNNNNNNNNNNNNNNNNNNNNNNNNNNNNNNNNNNNNNNNNNNNNNNNNNNNNNNNNNNNNNNNNNNNNNNNNNNNNNNNNNNNNNNNNNNNNNNNNNNNNNNNNNNNNNNNNNNNNNNNNNNNNNNNNNNNNNNNNNNNNNNNNNNNNNNNNNNNNNNNNNNNNNNNNNNNNNNNNNNNNNNNNNNNNNNNNNNNNNNNNNNNNNNNNNNNNNNNNNNNNNNNNNNNNNNNNNNNNNNNNNNNNNNNNNNNNNNNNNNNNNNNNNNNNNNNNNNNNNNNNNNNNNNNNNNNNNNNNNNNNNNNNNNNNNNNNNNNNNNNNNNNNNNNNNNNNNNNNNNNNNNNNNNNNNNNNNNNNNNNNNNNNNNNNNNNNNNNNNNNNNNNNNNNNNNNNNNNNNNNNNNNNNNNNNNNNNNNNNNNNNNNNNNNNNNNNNNNNNNNNNNNNNNNNNNNNNNNNNNNNNNNNNNNNNNNNNNNNNNNNNNNNNNNNNNNNNNNNNNNNNNNNNNNNNNNNNNNNNNNNNNNNNNNNNNNNNNNNNNNNNNNNNNNNNNNNNNNNNNNNNNNNNNNNNNNNNNNNNNNNNNNNNNNNNNNNNNNNNNNNNNNNNNNNNNNNNNNNNNNNNNNNNNNNNNNNNNNNNNNNNNNNNNNNNNNNNNNNNNNNNNNNNNNNNNNNNNNNNNNNNNNNNNNNNNNNNNNNNNNNNNNNNNNNNNNNNNNNNNNNNNNNNNNNNNNNNNNNNNNNNNNNNNNNNNNNNNNNNNNNNNNNNNNNNNNNNNNNNNNNNNNNNNNNNNNNNNNNNNNNNNNNNNNNNNNNNNNNNNNNNNNNNNNNNNNNNNNNNNNNNNNNNNNNNNNNNNNNNNNNNNNNNNNNNNNNNNNNNNNNNNNNNNNNNNNNNNNNNNNNNNNNNNNNNNNNNNNNNNNNNNNNNNNNNNNNNNNNNNNNNNNNNNNNNNNNNNNNNNNNNNNNNNNNNNNNNNNNNNNNNNNNNNNNNNNNNNNNNNNNNNNNNNNNNNNNNNNNNNNNNNNNNNNNNNNNNNNNNNNNNNNNNNNNNNNNNNNNNNNNNNNNNNNNNNNNNNNNNNNNNNNNNNNNNNNNNNNNNNNNNNNNNNNNNNNNNNNNNNNNNNNNNNNNNNNNNNNNNNNNNNNNNNNNNNNNNNNNNNNNNNNNNNNNNNNNNNNNNNNNNNNNNNNNNNNNNNNNNNNNNNNNNNNNNNNNNNNNNNNNNNNNNNNNNNNNNNNNNNNNNNNNNNNNNNNNNNNNNNNNNNNNNNNNNNNNNNNNNNNNNNNNNNNNNNNNNNNNNNNNNNNNNNNNNNNNNNNNNNNNNNNNNNNNNNNNNNNNNNNNNNNNNNNNNNNNNNNNNNNNNNNNNNNNNNNNNNNNNNNNNNNNNNNNNNNNNNNNNNNNNNNNNNNNNNNNNNNNNNNNNNNNNNNNNNNNNNNNNNNNNNNNNNNNNNNNNNNNNNNNNNNNNNNNNNNNNNNNNNNNNNNNNNNNNNNNNNNNNNNNNNNNNNNNNNNNNNNNNNNNNNNNNNNNNNNNNNNNNNNNNNNNNNNNNNNNNNNNNNNNNNNNNNNNNNNNNNNNNNNNNNNNNNNNNNNNNNNNNNNNNNNNNNNNNNNNNNNNNNNNNNNNNNNNNNNNNNNNNNNNNNNNNNNNNNNNNNNNNNNNNNNNNNNNNNNNNNNNNNNNNNNNNNNNNNNNNNNNNNNNNNNNNNNNNNNNNNNNNCTTTGGTAAacatgtttaaataaaataagacaGATCCATATTCTGTCTATTCATATACAATATGATTATAAGGATGATAGGTGGTTTAGAGTTTATAGATATTTTTCAAATCTCTGTTCATGTGATAGAATGAATGAAGTAAAAACTTTAAGAGAGAACTTTGAATAGCACTGCTCAAATGAACAGCCGTGTGTTGTTTGTGAATCTCAAAGTAACATGCTTAACAACGTATTATTATTCACTATATTCTAATGTTTATCTCATGacttatgtatatatattagtaaGCTTCAGATTATCCTCGCTaactatttcttcttttttcctctaTTTTACACATGTACACCGGAGTCGAAGAGTCTCACTTTAAGACTCGACGTCCCCGCAAGACTCGAAACATGCATTACCTCTTCATTTGTGTTTCTCgctctctagaaactccatcCGAACAGAAATGAATGAGGTGATGGGAGGAAGTGGCGGATATTTCCCTTCCCTATCCTTACTAATTTGTTTTATGTATCACTTGTGCATTTTTATTCACTTTTAACTATTGTTTGTTATTTGCCTCTTATTACTTGTTGCGTATGACATTTTGTGTAGTATGCTAGTAGTAACTTATtttattgagtagattagagttTAAATTTCTTGACATAAAAGATTAGTAGTGATACTTCTCTTAAAACTTAAAATCTATCTCATTCTTTAATCAGTCTCctttttatgataaataaaCTCTCTAAAATTAACTGACTTCGTTAGACTCTCTTTTACTACTTCTAATACTTCATTTTTTGATAGAAAATTCTTTTACTTACCAACTCAAATGAAGGCATCACTTATTTTCCAACAAACaagtttaaatgttttaaaaaactattttccTTTTGCACATTTTCAACAAGACAAATTTTCACAAGAAATGACCTTAAAGTTTTCTAACATTTAGCATTTTTACATAAATTTGACTTTCTTACACTTAGCCTAATTAATCAATCAAGTTCGGCCGGTTAACCATTTTTAATGGATCTTAAAGGATGCCTAACCCCTTCCCTTTAGATTAATTGAACTTGTACCTAGAATCTCATGTTTAATAagaccttaaaatgaagttaactttagaaaataactttaattaatttaggtgtcctaattcaccataataattaggtggcgacttcttGACTTAGTTAATTACTTTAGAAATCACCAAAATGTTGTACACTATTTTGATCcggttaaaatggggtataacagCTTGGCGACTTCACTGGGGACTTAATAGGTTCTAACCACAACGAATTTAGTTTAATTAGGCTTTTATGTGCTTactttaattacattatttgttGTAAACTGTTTTTACATGCAACTGATTGTTTGTTTGCTTTGAATTGTTTTCACATGATATAAATTATTCATTAGCTATAAATTGTTTGTCTGTTATAAATGATTATGTGTTACTGCTTTTCTTAACTGTCATTCCGTTCATATTTCTCCACTTCTTGGAAATTCACACTACCACACGTACACGCGAGGTGTGTTTTGCGCACCCGcaagtttctttcaaaattcCAAATTTAGGAGAGTTGGCATATGCGCGGGGTGTCCGGATCTTTTTCCGTGTGACCGCGTAGCCTTCTCACTCGAGTAGTCCACTCGGGAACCTTGTGTCTAGTAAAACCACTCCTAGTTTACCTAGAGTAGAGCTAAACCAACACACTTTACAAGGAGCatacatcatttcatgaccTAAGAGACTTTATACCCTGGGTGTATTAAGTCCATTAGTCGACTTTACCTTAAATGTCCAAGTGGGTTTTCGACCCCAAGTGACGacctattattatttatgtgcatatttgagaaatatttatGCCTAAATATGGACCATTTgctctaattaattaaactttaggGATTGTATGACTAACCTTTCTGTGACAGATGCGAAGACTTGACGATGAAATACAATAAGTGGTGATCTCGCCAAAAGGAACCAAGAAGGATGGACATACTagaatttcttttactttaggAAGTACTTTGCGTTGTGTTTATTAGACAtgtaataaataatttcattatcTAGTACTTTATTTTTGGAGAAATAAAATTGTTTAATTAATCAAGAGCAGTGGGATGACATATTATGGCAgatatatttcttaaatttacgTTAGGCCAACCTCTGGCACAAAGAGGTCACAAGCATATTAGGACACATTTACATGTTATATTTGCGACATATTTGATTTTACTTGATGACTTGTTTACATGTTATTCTTACAACTTATTTGACTCTACTTGATGACTTGCATGCTACGtgatttatttgaattatgtgAACATgactttactttctttttttttcatttaaaactaACATTATTTCtgtcttattattatttttattttttcccacACAAGTTGATTCGTGTTGACAATCGAGCTGGCCGACCATCCTTACTTCACAAGGTCTAAGTCATCGACATTACCTCGACGTAGTTGGGCTATTCAAGGAAGAAAAATTACTATGACTAATCCAACCGCATCTGATCCAATTGGTCCAGGACATATCATGGTTCCTAATGACTCTCCCGAGACTTCCGAAGATAGAGCTACTATTCAACATGATGAACATATCGCCCGtttgactcaagagattgaggATTTACGTAGTGAACTAACTCGGGTTAGAGACTTGACCAACTTATCCATCACACTCCAAAGTCCACTTCCTGGACCTAGGAGTACTACACCAAACCCACCTCGTTTTCCATCACTTGATTCACCAGTACCTGAACACTTTCCTCCACAACAACCTCCGCCCACCAACAATAACCTTCCTCCAACTACTCCCGCAAATCCACCAAATTTGCTACCCGTCTACACTCCTCCACAGAGTCAACCACCTACTTACACTACCTATGCTACTCCTCATAATCCACCAATTGTCAACCCACAAAACCAACCTCCAACTCATACTCCTCATGTTTCTCTACCCACCAATACTTATCCACTACCTACAACTAATCATGTAAACCCATCAAATACACCACCTCCAATCCAAAATACGCCCATTGTCCAAACTTATACAACTCAGCATATACAAGGGGCACATATTGCCACTCCTTATGTGCAACATGTTCCTCAAGTATATGCGGTGGAAACTCAAGCCTTTACCAACCCAATATCGGTCAAGTTTCAACCCGAGGTAGATCAATATGAGGAAATGGAGAAGGATGTCAAGGCAAAGGCCGATGATGTGTTAGCTAGAGAGATTCGCGATCTTAAGGAAGCAATGAGAAATCTCCATACTACTAGGGGAAACAAAAGCCTAGAATATGAGGATCTCTGTGTGCAACCTGACATTGATTTGCCTGTAGGGTACAAACTGCCAAAGTTTGATACTTTCAATGGAATTGGTAATCCTCATACACATCTAAGGGCGTATTGTGACAAACTGGTAGGAGTGGGGAGAGACGAGAAGGTCAGAATGAAGTTGTTCATAAGAAGTTTATCTGGTGAAGCTCTTGCTTGGTATATACAACAAGATCTCCATAAATGGCGCGGTTGGAGTGATATGGCACAAGACTTTATGGATCGATTCAAGTTCAATACCGACATCATACCAGATAGGTTCTACCTCACTAAGTTAAAGAAGAAGTCTACTGAGACATTTCGTGAGTATGCTCTACGTTGGAGGTCAGAAGCAGCTAGAGTCCAACCACCGATGAGTGAAAGTGAAATGACTGCTACCTTTATTGAATCCCAAGATAACAGTTTTTACTATGAGAAAATGATAACCATGATGGGACAAAAGTTCACAGAAATCATTAGAATGGGATAAAATCTTGGAAGAAGGGATCAAATCAGGAAGAATCCAAGACTTTACAGCCTTGCATGCTGCAAGCAAAGCAATTCAATATGGTTCTATCAATgggaacaaaaagaaaaaagaagatgtATCTGTTGTCATGATTGACCAAGGACGCATGCCAGGTCAAGTTCCTCCCTACCCAAATCAGCCACATCAACCCATTTACCCTTACCAATATGGTGAAGCCTCACAGGCTCTCTACCATCCTCCATCAACTCCTTACCATGTCTACAACACCCAAGTGAACTACTATCAACCTCGAGCTCCTACTTATAATCAACCACATTCATACCAACCACTCCAAGCTTCA carries:
- the LOC125852047 gene encoding uncharacterized protein LOC125852047 — its product is MTNPTASDPIGPGHIMVPNDSPETSEDRATIQHDEHIARLTQEIEDLRSELTRVRDLTNLSITLQSPLPGPRSTTPNPPRFPSLDSPVPEHFPPQQPPPTNNNLPPTTPANPPNLLPVYTPPQSQPPTYTTYATPHNPPIVNPQNQPPTHTPHVSLPTNTYPLPTTNHVNPSNTPPPIQNTPIVQTYTTQHIQGAHIATPYVQHVPQVYAVETQAFTNPISVKFQPEVDQYEEMEKDVKAKADDVLAREIRDLKEAMRNLHTTRGNKSLEYEDLCVQPDIDLPVGYKLPKFDTFNGIGNPHTHLRAYCDKLVGVGRDEKVRMKLFIRSLSGEALAWYIQQDLHKWRGWSDMAQDFMDRFKFNTDIIPDRFYLTKLKKKSTETFREYALRWSSQKSLEWDKILEEGIKSGRIQDFTALHAASKAIQYGSINGNKKKKEDVSVVMIDQGRMPGQVPPYPNQPHQPIYPYQYGEASQALYHPPSTPYHVYNTQVNYYQPRAPTYNQPHSYQPLQASPFQNRPYTAPRGRPNHEIKTTRNYTKIAEPLAQLFERLKTAGMIQPIEGKIPDPIPKWFDGSKRCAYHSGVVGHDTEDCYGLKNKIEALIKEGAIQLTGPQPNVNNNPLPKHGNADVNMITIEENVVLNGDIVPIGRVKNNTLSTFDAHIMTTHEQALIEVTATTSYMPLCNSETPTIWGAEPEETLKNWTCTPSLVRRESW